The nucleotide window TAGCGGTGCCCTCAGGCTCAAACTCCACCAGCGTCCGGCTCCCGACGCCGCGGCCATTCACCGTCAGGTTGCCGCGGAGCACATACAGCAGCACGGTGCGCCCGGGCTCTACCGTGGTCTGGAACTGTCCCTCAGCCGCCAGCTCCAGCACGACTGCCTGAATGCCGGTAAGGGAGTCCACGGGGCCCGTGGTGCCCAACAGGCTGCCGGCTACCACCCGCACCCGGCTCCGGCCGTCGGCCAGTTCCACTTCCGGAACCTGCTCGGTCGTCACGCCCTGGTAGCGGGGCTGGGTGCGCTTGAGGCGAGCCGGCAGGTTTATCCAGAGCTGCACGTACTCGATGGTGCCGCCCGCCTCGCGCAGCTCCCGGGAAATATTCTCGCTGTGCACAATGCCCAGGCCGGCCGTCATCCACTGCACCCCGCCGGCCCCCACGACGCCACTGTTGCCCCGCGAATCGTGGTGGCGCACGTCGCCGGCGAAGACGAAGGTCACGGTTTCGAAGCCCCGGTGCGGGTGGGGCGCAAACGGCAGGCCTCGGCCAGCGGGCTCCAGCGCTTCGGGGCCGGTGTGGTGCAAGAGCAAGAATGGGTCGAGCTGCTCGGCAAAGCGGCTGGGCAGGGGCTGGTAGGTTGTCAGGTATTCCTGCTCGAGCGGTTCGGCCACAATGCGGCGACGGACGGGCTTTAGGGACATAAAGGCAAGTAATTTTGTCTGGTAGAAAGCCGGAATGCCCGGTGGGCGGCTCTATGCAGTGCCCAGTCGGACTTTACCCGGCCAACTTTTTTTCGGGTATAAGTAAACCAAACCTAGGGATTCTGCTCTAACCCGGCACAGCCCCGCCGCTCCTAACCCGCTCCCCTGCTTGGAAGACCAGGAAATCCTCGCCAAGTTCGCCGACCCTGCTGCCCGTAACGTGGCCTTTAATCAGCTGGTGCGCAAGTACCAGTCGAAGATCTATTGGCACGTGCGCAAGATGGTTATCGACCACGACGATGCCGACGACCTGACCCAGGACGTGTTTGTAAAGGTGTGGAAGCACCTGGGCAATTTCCGCCAGGATGCCTCCCTCTACACCTGGATTTACCGCATTGCTACCAATGAGTGCCTGAACTTTTTGTCGGCAAAGCGGCGCAAGTTTTTCCTGCCCCTGCACGACGTGGCCGCCGAGCTGACCCAGAAAGTGGAGGCCGACCCCGGCCTGGCCGGCGACGAAATTGAGCGGCGCCTGCAAAAAGCCATTCTGCGCCTGCCCGACAAGCAGCGGCTGGTGTTCAATATGAAGTACTACGACGAAATAACCTACGAGCAGATGGCCGACATTACGGGCACCA belongs to Hymenobacter cellulosilyticus and includes:
- a CDS encoding pirin family protein; its protein translation is MSLKPVRRRIVAEPLEQEYLTTYQPLPSRFAEQLDPFLLLHHTGPEALEPAGRGLPFAPHPHRGFETVTFVFAGDVRHHDSRGNSGVVGAGGVQWMTAGLGIVHSENISRELREAGGTIEYVQLWINLPARLKRTQPRYQGVTTEQVPEVELADGRSRVRVVAGSLLGTTGPVDSLTGIQAVVLELAAEGQFQTTVEPGRTVLLYVLRGNLTVNGRGVGSRTLVEFEPEGTAIDLQATEAATVLYCTGQPYHEPLVWQGPYVMNTQTEIMEAMRDYQMGRMGMLFDE
- a CDS encoding RNA polymerase sigma factor — translated: MEDQEILAKFADPAARNVAFNQLVRKYQSKIYWHVRKMVIDHDDADDLTQDVFVKVWKHLGNFRQDASLYTWIYRIATNECLNFLSAKRRKFFLPLHDVAAELTQKVEADPGLAGDEIERRLQKAILRLPDKQRLVFNMKYYDEITYEQMADITGTSVGALKASYHHAVKKIEQYVNEESHHD